The sequence TCATCTTCGGCAAGGAACGGAATGTCATCGGGCTTGTGGGGGCGAATGTCAAGAAAGACAGCGTCTGCGTAATATCCGAGATGCCCGGAGTCGACAACATAGTTCCCATCAGCAAGCCTTACAAACTCGCCAGCAAAGAAGTCAAACCTGAAACATCAATCGTAGACGTATGCGGAGTAAAATTCGGCGGCGGAGAGATTCCGATCATCGCCGGTCCCTGCTCCGTTGAGTCGGAGGAACAGATAGTCCGTTCTGCTCAGATGGTAAAAGCGGCTGGAGCCAAAATCCTCCGCGGAGGCGCCTTCAAGCCGAGAACAAGCCCTTACGCCTTCCAAGGGCACGGTGAGGAAGGGCTTAAATATCTCGCGGCAGCAAGACAGGAAACAGGGCTTCCCATCTGCACGGAAGTGGTAAACCCCAGAAATGTAGAGCTTGTTTACAAATACACGGATATGTTTCAGGTCGGCGCACGCAACATACAGAACTTCGCTCTGCTTACAATGCTCGGTCAGACGGATAAGCCTGTTCTTCTTAAGCGGGGCATGTCAACCACTATAGAAGAGTTTCTTATGGCAGCGGAGTACATCCTCAGTGAGGGCAACCAGAGGGTTATCCTCTGCGAGAGAGGGATCAGGACATTCGAGACAGCGACAAGAAACACACTTGATATAAGCTGCGTTCCCGTTGTTAAGGATAAATCACACCTTCCGATAATAATAGACCCCAGCCACTCCGGCGGACACAGGCAGTATGTTTCGGCTCTGTCGAAATCCGCCATCGCAGTCGGTGCGGACGGCGTAATAATAGAGGTTCATCCCGAACCGGATAAAGCATGGAGCGATGCCGCGCAGACCATCAGCCCTGAGCACTTCATCCAACTGATGGGGGAAATGCGGGCAGTAGCGCTTGCCGTCGGCAGATACATGTAAACCCTGATATAAGATTATCTCTACGCCCCCAAGGATGGGGGCGCGCCATGCGAGCGAAGGCAGGTTCATCCTGCCGCGAGAGTGTATAAAAAATTCCCATGGAAGGAGAATTTTTCTATTGTGAAATCAGATGGGGGCGTAGGCGTGCGAAGGAGAATTTTTTTATTGTGAAGTCAGTGCGTCACTGCGAACCCTGAAAGGGTGAAGCAGTCTCTCAATATGTATACAGACTGCTGTGTCAGGTCACGCCTTCCCCGCAGTGACACAGCAGCGCATCTGAATCCTATACAGAAAAACTCCTTGCCTCCTGCTTTGAGTTGTTGACATATACCGCTCATCCCCCCGTCCGGCAAACCCGGCGGGGGATGCTGTTTATTTCGTCTTAAATGACTGCACTTTAGCTGCAAGTTCCTTGGCTCTGGAGTTCAGCATATCCGTTTCCCCGCTTATTTCCTGAAGTCTCTCATCATTATTATCGGCGACAAGATTGATCTTGCCCGTGTTCTCGGTGATAAGTGAAATTGCGCTCGTCTGCTCGGAAGTCGAAGACTGGATCTGCCGTACCATCTCCGTGGATTCACGGGAATCACTTATGATCTCCTTCAGGGCTTCTCCTGCGATGGAGGCGACTTTACTCCCCTGCTCCACCTTTGTTACGGAGTTGCCTATGTTCGAGGCTGCCTTCTGCGATTCCTTCTGGAGGGAGATAATCATCTCGGATATTTCTTTTGTCGCTGTCTGTGTTCTTTCGGCAAGCTTGCGCACCTCCTCAGCCACGACAGCGAAGCCCCGCCCCTGCTCTCCTGCTCTGGCTGCTTCTATTGAGGCGTTGAGCGCCAGAAGGTTTGTCTGGTCGGCTATATCGTTTATCACCTCTATGATGTCGCCGATTTTGTCAGTGGAGGTTTTGAGATCCTCCACCATGCGGGACGATTCGTTTATTGTGCGGGTAAGCTCCTCCATTTTGGCGATCATTTCGGTGACCGCCTTATCCCCTTTCCCCGCTGCGTTCTGCGTCTGGATTGCTTTCTGGTATGTAAGACGGGAGTTCTCCGCGATGCTGTCTATATTCGCATACATTTCCGTAACAGCGGCTGAGAGCTGGGCGGTATCTTCCTTCTGCGCGGATATTCCGTCAGTGATCTCATCAATGTTGCTGTCCAGTTTTTCCGTAGCACGGGTTATGTATTCCGCCTGCTCCTGAATATCCATTACGATCGATTTGATGTAGTTGATAAACAGATTGAAGTTTGTCGCTATGGCTCCCAGCTCGTCATTGCCCTTGTGCTCCATGTAGCGGGTAAGGTCGCCTTTGCCTGTGGCTATATTTTCAGCCTTGTTTCCAGAACCTTCAGCTTGATGAACAGCACTCTGCGGCTCATATAAACCGTGCTTACACTGAGAATGAGCAGGATAAGCACCATCGCGGTGAAATCCTTGATAATAACCGCGCCGACTGTGGCATTAATGGGCGCCATGGGTATCATAAACTCAAAGGCGCCGTGTATCTCTCCCGCCCGCCAGTTTTCCATCCTGACCCCTGTGGGATCCAGCCCCTGATCATTGCCCCATAAAGCCATCGAGGTTGCCGGGTCACCGTGACACCACTCGCATTCCTTGGTAAGGCGCACTGCCTTGTAATAACGGACTATACCTCCGCTGTGGTCATATACCACATGCTCCGGCGTGTCTCCCGTTTTAGTATCTATTTTTTGAAGGTGTTCAAGGGCTTCAATGTCAATCTCGTCCGGATTGTTTTTAGGGTTACGGGGGGAATTTTTCGGAACCTTGAACTGCATGCCGGTCAGTTCCGCCTTGGCTTCGGAAACCCTGATCGCAGATACTACGGGTATAATCTGCACAAGCTTTTCCGTATCACTTTTCAGTGCATCAATATTCACTGTTCCGCTGTGAATAAGAGAATTTGAGTATTCTCTTATCCCTTCCGCCATTGTTATTATTTTCCTAGCCTTGTCTATCTCCGCCTCAAACGCTGTTTCCCGTGCGTTTTTGGCGTTAAATATAAAGAGCCCCGAAAAACAGGCGATGAGAAAGATATTAATGAAAACCGTCATTTTGGTGCTTATTTTCATAAAATGCCCCGTAAGGTTATTTGGTTTTCAGATGAAGCTTCATGAAGGCGGGAACATATAAAATGTTCATGGAGATCAGATATTTCGATACTTTAATTATAAAGGGTAAAAATTATTGCTGTCAAGGCGGCTTGGTGCAGGAATTATCAGCTTTTGCCTGATTTTACTTGAACAATTTTACAAAAACTATAAAGTGGCGTATTTTGAGAAAGTAGGCGCCGCTGAAAGCGGCTTTTTATGCTAAGGAGTCAGATTAATATGTCAGTAAGAGTGAGATTCGCACCCAGCCCCACAGGGCACATACACGTAGGGAACGCCAGAACGGCGCTTTTCAATTACCTTTATGCACGCAATACAGGGGGCACTTTCATTCTGAGGATAGAGGACACGGACTTTGACCGCTCCACTCTCGCCAGCGAAGAATTGATATATGAGGACATGAAATGGCTTCTCATGGACTGGGACGAGGGTCCCATGAAGGGGGGCGCATTCGGTCCGTACAGACAGTCAGAGAGATTTGACATATACAAAAAATACACTGAAGAGCTTCTGGAAAAAGGGCACGCCTACAAATGCTGGTGCACCAAGGAAGAGCTTGACGCCGAAAGGGAAAAAGCCCGCATAGAAAACCGCCAGCCCGTTTACGGCGGAAAATGCAGACACCTTTCCCCCGCACAGAAAGCGGAGCTTGAGGCATCGGGAGCTCCTTTCGCGATCCGTTTTAAGATAGATAAGGATGTCGTCCACATTTCCGACAGTATAAAAGGCGAGATCGACTTTGAGACAGGCGTTTTCGGCGACTTCATCATAGTCCGCCCTGACGGTGTGCCTGTTTACAACTATGTGGTTGTCATTGACGATGCCCTGATGAACATCAGCCATGTAATAAGAGGGGACGATCACCTCAGCAACACTCCCAAGCAGGCGCTGATATTCGACGCTCTGAATTTCAGCCGCCCCGAATTCATCCACATCCCCATGATCCTCGGAGAGGACAGATCCAAGCTCTCCAAGCGTCACGGAAACACCAGCATTGAGCAGTTCCGCTCTCAGGGCTACCTGAATGACGCCTTGTTTAACTTTCTCGCCTTATTAAGCTGGTCGGATGATCAGGAGAGGGAGATCATCGGCAAAGAGGATCTGATAAAATCCTTCAGCCTTGACCGCATATCCACAAGTGCGGCAGTTTTCGATTTCGGCAAACTGAAATGGCTCAACGGACAGTACATCCGCATGAAAACCCCTGAGGAGCTTGCGGATCTCTGCTTGCCTTTCCTCATGAGTGCCGGTCTCCCCGCCGACAGGCTTGACAGAGAGGTATATGTAAAAATGATCGCCTCAATCGCCAGCAAAATGGAGCTTCTCGGCGACGCGCCGGAGGTTATGAAGGTATACTTCCAGTATCAGACGCCGGATGAGGACGCCGCGGAGTTTCTTAAGCTTGAGACGACACCTGCTGTATTGAAGTCTTTCAGGGAAAAAATCGCCGCATTCAGCGGATATATAAAAGAAGATGAGTACAAAGATATACCCAAATCCGTGCAGACGGAAACAGGCGTAAAAGGAAAGCCCCTTTTCATGGCGATAAGGGTGGGAATATCCGGCTCGGTAAAAGGACCGGAGATAGACAAGATGGCAACTCTCATGCCTGTGGACGAACTGCTCAGAAGACTGGACGCGGCTCTGGAGATCATAGGCTAAGCCACAAGCGTATAAAATTCCATGTTTGCTTTGCAAACCGCGAGCGTATGAGGAAACGGACAGGATATACCGTTTTCCAATGATAGGAAAATAGACAGATGTGACATAAACGCTCCCAAGGATGGGAGCGCGCCGTGCGAAGCGAAGGTTTGCTTTGCAAACCGCGAGCGTATGAGGAAACGGACAGGATGTACCGTTTCCCAATTATAGGAAGATAGACAGATGTGACATAAACGCTCCCAAGGATGGGAGCGCGCCGTGCGAAGCGAAGGTTTGCTTTGCAAACCGCGAGCGTATGAGGAAACGGACAGGATGTACCGTTTCCCAATTATAGGAAGATAGACAGAATGAAGAAAATCGGAATAATAGGACGCCCGAACGTTGGCAAATCCACACTTTTTAACAGACTGGCAGGGCAGAGAATCGCCATTGTGGACGACATGGCGGGCGTTACCCGTGACAGAATTGAATTTACAGCCGAATGGCTTGGAAGACGCTTCCGTGTGGTGGATACCGCGGGTTACGACTTAAAGGAAGAGATAGTAAAAAAGGAAATGCAGCGCCAGTTCATGTACTCACTTGAAGAGGCAGACTTTTTCATCCTCATGGTTGACGGGCGTGAAGGCGTTCATCCGCTGGATGAGATAGTCTGCGGGCTCCTCAGAGAAGGCGGAAAAAGCTTTGTCGTTGCTGTCAACAAAATAGATTCATCCTCTGCGGAGAACCTTGCCTATGACTTTTTCTCCATGGGAATCGACAAGGTTTTTCCCATAAGCGCAACTCACGGACGCAACGTGGACGACCTGATGGACGAGATCATCTCCCGTCTGCCTGAGGATGAGGAAGAGGAAAGCTTCAGCTATGACGGACGCATTA is a genomic window of Geovibrio thiophilus containing:
- the aroF gene encoding 3-deoxy-7-phosphoheptulonate synthase — its product is MIVVMRMDAEEKHLNDVVARAEELGFSPHVIFGKERNVIGLVGANVKKDSVCVISEMPGVDNIVPISKPYKLASKEVKPETSIVDVCGVKFGGGEIPIIAGPCSVESEEQIVRSAQMVKAAGAKILRGGAFKPRTSPYAFQGHGEEGLKYLAAARQETGLPICTEVVNPRNVELVYKYTDMFQVGARNIQNFALLTMLGQTDKPVLLKRGMSTTIEEFLMAAEYILSEGNQRVILCERGIRTFETATRNTLDISCVPVVKDKSHLPIIIDPSHSGGHRQYVSALSKSAIAVGADGVIIEVHPEPDKAWSDAAQTISPEHFIQLMGEMRAVALAVGRYM
- a CDS encoding methyl-accepting chemotaxis protein, which codes for MEHKGNDELGAIATNFNLFINYIKSIVMDIQEQAEYITRATEKLDSNIDEITDGISAQKEDTAQLSAAVTEMYANIDSIAENSRLTYQKAIQTQNAAGKGDKAVTEMIAKMEELTRTINESSRMVEDLKTSTDKIGDIIEVINDIADQTNLLALNASIEAARAGEQGRGFAVVAEEVRKLAERTQTATKEISEMIISLQKESQKAASNIGNSVTKVEQGSKVASIAGEALKEIISDSRESTEMVRQIQSSTSEQTSAISLITENTGKINLVADNNDERLQEISGETDMLNSRAKELAAKVQSFKTK
- a CDS encoding Tll0287-like domain-containing protein, whose translation is MKISTKMTVFINIFLIACFSGLFIFNAKNARETAFEAEIDKARKIITMAEGIREYSNSLIHSGTVNIDALKSDTEKLVQIIPVVSAIRVSEAKAELTGMQFKVPKNSPRNPKNNPDEIDIEALEHLQKIDTKTGDTPEHVVYDHSGGIVRYYKAVRLTKECEWCHGDPATSMALWGNDQGLDPTGVRMENWRAGEIHGAFEFMIPMAPINATVGAVIIKDFTAMVLILLILSVSTVYMSRRVLFIKLKVLETRLKI
- the gltX gene encoding glutamate--tRNA ligase, which gives rise to MSVRVRFAPSPTGHIHVGNARTALFNYLYARNTGGTFILRIEDTDFDRSTLASEELIYEDMKWLLMDWDEGPMKGGAFGPYRQSERFDIYKKYTEELLEKGHAYKCWCTKEELDAEREKARIENRQPVYGGKCRHLSPAQKAELEASGAPFAIRFKIDKDVVHISDSIKGEIDFETGVFGDFIIVRPDGVPVYNYVVVIDDALMNISHVIRGDDHLSNTPKQALIFDALNFSRPEFIHIPMILGEDRSKLSKRHGNTSIEQFRSQGYLNDALFNFLALLSWSDDQEREIIGKEDLIKSFSLDRISTSAAVFDFGKLKWLNGQYIRMKTPEELADLCLPFLMSAGLPADRLDREVYVKMIASIASKMELLGDAPEVMKVYFQYQTPDEDAAEFLKLETTPAVLKSFREKIAAFSGYIKEDEYKDIPKSVQTETGVKGKPLFMAIRVGISGSVKGPEIDKMATLMPVDELLRRLDAALEIIG